A window of the Nibribacter ruber genome harbors these coding sequences:
- a CDS encoding zinc dependent phospholipase C family protein → MKHPRLLVCTCVLLALFGIPLKARSYGVLTHQAIIDVAWEPSLVPVLRKRFPGATQEQLKEAHAHAYGGAIIQDMGYYPFGNVFFTDLTHYTRTGDFIEALFQEATNLNEYAFALGALAHYYSDNYGHPIGTNRAVALVYPEVKAAHGPVVTYEEDPAAHIKTEFGFDVLQVARGNYAPEAYHDFIGFEVSKEVLERAFKKTYGLELKSLFISLEVTIATFRRSVSTLIPSLTKAAWNLKADDIQKANPSATKRKFQYRINKTDYHKQWGREYQRPNFFQRFLSWLLRVLPKIGPNKALAFVPPTPAAEKVFMESFNVTSDQYAAKLKVLNWQDAVIVNKDLDTGNETKIGTYGKTDKTYAELLNRLAKDDFKQLPPALKKDLLQFYATAKAPEAADKEAQKDWEKVQENLAKLKATSL, encoded by the coding sequence ATGAAACATCCTCGTCTGCTTGTATGTACTTGCGTCTTGCTGGCGCTTTTTGGCATTCCTTTGAAGGCCAGAAGTTACGGCGTGCTCACGCACCAGGCCATCATAGACGTGGCTTGGGAGCCTTCGCTGGTACCGGTGCTGCGCAAGCGCTTCCCGGGGGCCACCCAGGAACAGTTGAAGGAAGCCCACGCACATGCCTACGGAGGTGCCATCATTCAGGACATGGGTTATTATCCCTTCGGGAATGTTTTTTTCACGGACCTCACCCATTACACCAGAACCGGCGATTTCATTGAAGCCCTTTTTCAGGAGGCCACCAACCTGAACGAATACGCCTTCGCTTTGGGCGCGCTGGCGCATTACTACTCAGACAATTACGGACACCCCATTGGCACCAACAGAGCCGTGGCCCTGGTGTACCCAGAAGTAAAGGCGGCGCACGGCCCGGTGGTCACCTATGAAGAAGACCCCGCCGCGCATATCAAAACTGAATTTGGGTTTGACGTGCTGCAAGTAGCCAGAGGAAACTATGCGCCAGAGGCGTACCATGACTTCATTGGATTTGAAGTGAGCAAAGAAGTCTTGGAAAGGGCTTTTAAAAAAACGTACGGCCTGGAGCTGAAAAGCCTGTTCATAAGCCTGGAAGTGACCATTGCCACCTTCAGGCGATCTGTGAGCACCTTAATCCCCAGCCTCACCAAAGCCGCCTGGAACCTGAAAGCCGATGACATCCAGAAAGCCAACCCCAGCGCCACCAAAAGGAAGTTCCAATACCGCATCAACAAAACCGACTACCACAAGCAATGGGGACGGGAATACCAGCGGCCCAATTTCTTTCAACGCTTTTTAAGCTGGCTGTTGAGGGTGTTGCCTAAGATTGGCCCTAACAAGGCGCTGGCGTTTGTGCCCCCCACGCCAGCCGCCGAAAAGGTGTTCATGGAAAGCTTCAACGTTACTTCAGACCAGTACGCAGCCAAACTAAAGGTGCTCAATTGGCAAGACGCCGTCATTGTGAACAAGGACCTGGACACTGGCAATGAAACCAAAATCGGCACTTATGGCAAAACTGATAAAACCTACGCAGAACTTTTAAACAGGCTGGCCAAAGACGATTTTAAGCAATTGCCACCTGCCTTAAAGAAGGATTTGCTACAGTTTTATGCCACTGCCAAAGCACCTGAAGCCGCAGACAAAGAAGCCCAGAAAGATTGGGAAAAGGTGCAGGAAAATCTGGCTAAGCTTAAAGCGACCTCCTTATAG
- a CDS encoding EamA family transporter, with translation MLPLKKFVLPAIPAVLLSMVCVQGGASLAKHLFPVIGASGTAALRIGFSAVILLLFFRTNLFTLTKKQWLYTLGYGLCLGSMNLVFYIAIKRIPLGLGVTIEFIGPLVLALLGSRKLLDLVWVALAATAMALIAPWNTSAIDPVGVLLAALAGALWAGYIIMGRKVSLVMKGGDAVVVGMLWATLLVVPIGMASGGLAALNGELVLIGIAVALLTSAIPFTLDMGALRQLSSKNFSILMSLHPAFAALSGLLFLQEYLSLTQWLSIFCVICASVGATVFSRKD, from the coding sequence GTGCTTCCCCTCAAAAAATTTGTTCTTCCTGCCATTCCGGCGGTGCTATTGTCCATGGTCTGCGTGCAGGGCGGGGCCTCGTTGGCCAAGCACTTATTCCCCGTCATTGGGGCCAGCGGAACGGCGGCGTTGCGCATTGGCTTTTCGGCGGTCATTCTGCTACTCTTTTTCAGGACAAACCTTTTTACCCTCACCAAGAAACAGTGGTTGTACACGCTGGGGTACGGCCTGTGCCTTGGCTCTATGAATCTGGTATTTTACATTGCCATCAAGCGCATACCGCTGGGTCTGGGCGTGACCATTGAGTTTATAGGGCCACTGGTGCTGGCCTTGCTGGGCTCCCGGAAATTGCTGGACTTAGTCTGGGTGGCTCTGGCCGCGACGGCCATGGCGCTCATTGCTCCCTGGAACACCAGCGCCATTGACCCGGTGGGCGTGCTGCTGGCAGCGCTGGCGGGTGCCTTGTGGGCGGGCTACATTATCATGGGTAGAAAAGTGTCATTGGTCATGAAAGGCGGCGATGCCGTGGTGGTGGGCATGTTGTGGGCTACTTTGCTGGTGGTTCCCATTGGCATGGCCAGCGGTGGCTTGGCAGCCTTGAATGGAGAACTGGTTTTGATTGGCATTGCAGTCGCGCTTTTGACCAGTGCTATTCCGTTTACCTTAGACATGGGGGCTCTGCGTCAATTGTCCAGTAAGAATTTCAGCATTCTCATGAGCCTGCACCCAGCCTTCGCGGCTTTGTCTGGTTTGCTATTTTTGCAGGAATACCTGAGTCTCACGCAATGGCTTTCCATTTTCTGCGTCATCTGCGCCAGCGTGGGGGCCACGGTTTTCTCCAGGAAGGACTAA
- the arr gene encoding NAD(+)--rifampin ADP-ribosyltransferase codes for METTQPGKVPSSPGPTPFAQTYFHGTKADLQPGHLIEAGYASNFGQRKQAKYIFLSGTLDAAIWGAELALGEGPQRIYLVEPTGPIENDPDLTDRKFPGNPTLSYRSTHPLKVLAEVTGWQGHPPEQVQAMQAALASLKEQGIDSLNDE; via the coding sequence ATGGAAACTACCCAGCCAGGCAAGGTGCCTTCTTCCCCGGGCCCCACACCTTTCGCGCAGACTTATTTTCATGGCACCAAGGCAGATTTGCAGCCAGGCCACCTGATAGAAGCGGGCTATGCCTCCAACTTCGGCCAAAGGAAACAGGCTAAGTACATCTTTCTTTCGGGGACCCTGGACGCCGCCATCTGGGGAGCAGAATTGGCCTTGGGCGAAGGACCTCAACGAATCTACCTGGTGGAACCCACTGGCCCCATAGAAAACGACCCCGACCTCACCGACCGGAAATTCCCCGGCAACCCTACCCTTTCCTACCGCTCCACGCATCCCCTCAAAGTACTGGCTGAAGTCACGGGCTGGCAAGGGCACCCGCCGGAACAGGTACAAGCCATGCAAGCAGCATTAGCCTCATTGAAGGAACAAGGCATTGATTCTTTGAATGACGAATAA
- a CDS encoding PD-(D/E)XK nuclease family protein produces MQSFLRQTAEHIYQTYSDRLSDLCIVLPTRRATLYFKNALAEAAPTGIWSPQIYSMEEFVCNMANVDVLEPLHLQLDLYDIMLTFDPKLDFDQFVGWSATLLEDFSRMDMELVNPSEVFEYVSEAKALERWDPGKPGSSEPTANVKQYFQLWVNLERTYHALQTKLQQDKQAYTGMAFRMVADRIKDIAQSEKGCYKYIFIGLNALSRAEQKIINTLLAAGKAAAFFDSDDYYMAAESDKRAGHFLKRYKSSWPLPEWNWQQNLLLTDTKEINAIGVANASMQGKIAGQLLREIRQQDPSAEVAIILPDETLLLPVLHSISDEVSDYNVTMGLSFKGTPLFNLIDLLFEVHLTGVVQPTDTGYRVNRYHHLAVTKLLQHPFLRRYEQYLNGLAEREADLDLFQHVLDEMVAKNSVLLTAEEIIRLGREHPMFITLFRTWNDCTDLIDTLYQLVDALGRIYRVETENPIETEYLYILYTIVKRLDTLFDCREHKISVRSFKKFLYEQIGNTKLPFSGEPISPTQVMGMLETRALDFENLIILSVNENVLPQPKKQNSLFPYDVLRTFGLPTYAEQESITSYYFYRLLQRAKRVNLLYVLPSDTYGSGEKSRFILQLQHDLAPKNPHITFRELTAVVEQLDTKEYEPDIIIEKDEEVLSKLKNELRRGLYPSHLNQFVNCSLQYYFSRIAKLQEVEEIDELVGADTFGTIVHQVLEDYFRPFAEEAKPIEKSDVDQMLAGLSEKVKQEFTRGTLGNLPEQGMNLILYKVAVQLLTRYLEGLQSSEELPLYILSLEDNLQTELEVTLPTGEKVPVQISGKADRIDLSGHTLRVIDYKTGKVEARHLKVDATDLENTLLHDRHLDKVRQLWLYRYILSKEIQKGSLLESKVLNLPKAHYAYEAGIISFRNLSAGVLTSELPFVNDLGEPADFMETSERLLKDLVVRMLDPAEPIRKTNDLETCQYCAYKSICARG; encoded by the coding sequence ATGCAATCGTTCCTGCGGCAGACCGCCGAGCATATTTACCAGACCTATTCAGACCGCCTCAGTGACTTGTGCATTGTGTTGCCCACCCGGCGGGCCACCTTGTACTTTAAGAACGCCTTGGCAGAGGCCGCACCCACGGGTATCTGGTCGCCGCAGATTTACTCCATGGAGGAGTTTGTCTGCAACATGGCCAACGTAGACGTGCTGGAGCCCTTGCACCTGCAACTGGACCTGTATGACATCATGCTCACTTTTGACCCTAAGCTGGATTTTGATCAGTTTGTGGGCTGGAGTGCTACCCTGCTGGAAGATTTTTCCCGCATGGACATGGAGTTGGTGAACCCATCAGAGGTGTTTGAGTACGTGAGTGAGGCCAAGGCGCTGGAACGCTGGGATCCTGGCAAGCCGGGCAGCAGCGAGCCGACGGCCAACGTAAAACAGTATTTCCAGCTGTGGGTGAACCTGGAGCGCACCTATCACGCCTTGCAGACCAAGCTCCAACAAGACAAGCAGGCGTACACCGGCATGGCCTTCCGGATGGTGGCTGACCGCATCAAGGACATCGCGCAGAGCGAGAAAGGCTGTTATAAATACATTTTCATCGGGTTGAACGCCTTGTCCCGCGCCGAGCAGAAAATCATCAACACCCTGCTAGCCGCGGGAAAAGCCGCGGCCTTTTTTGACTCAGATGACTACTACATGGCCGCTGAGTCTGACAAGCGCGCGGGCCATTTCCTGAAACGCTACAAATCCTCCTGGCCCCTGCCCGAGTGGAACTGGCAACAAAACCTGCTCCTCACTGATACCAAGGAAATTAATGCCATAGGTGTGGCCAACGCCAGCATGCAGGGCAAGATAGCCGGCCAATTACTGCGCGAAATAAGACAGCAAGACCCTTCTGCCGAGGTAGCCATCATTCTACCAGATGAGACCCTGCTGTTGCCCGTGCTGCACTCCATTTCTGATGAGGTTTCTGATTACAACGTGACCATGGGCTTGTCTTTTAAAGGCACGCCCCTGTTCAATCTCATAGATCTGCTTTTTGAGGTGCATTTGACGGGCGTGGTGCAACCCACCGACACGGGCTACCGCGTCAACCGCTACCACCACCTGGCCGTCACCAAGCTTTTGCAACACCCGTTCCTTCGCCGGTATGAACAGTATCTGAACGGACTGGCAGAGCGCGAAGCAGACTTAGACTTGTTCCAACACGTGCTGGATGAGATGGTGGCCAAGAACAGCGTGTTGCTCACCGCCGAGGAAATCATCAGGCTGGGCCGTGAGCACCCCATGTTCATCACCCTCTTCCGGACCTGGAACGACTGCACCGACCTCATTGACACCCTTTATCAGCTAGTGGACGCTCTGGGTAGAATCTACCGCGTAGAAACGGAAAACCCCATTGAGACCGAATACCTTTACATCCTCTACACCATTGTCAAGCGCCTGGACACGCTCTTTGACTGCCGCGAGCATAAGATTTCGGTGCGCAGCTTCAAGAAGTTCCTGTATGAGCAGATTGGCAATACCAAGCTGCCGTTCAGCGGCGAGCCCATCTCGCCTACGCAGGTCATGGGGATGCTGGAGACCCGCGCCCTGGATTTTGAGAACCTCATCATCCTAAGCGTGAATGAGAACGTGCTGCCTCAACCCAAGAAGCAGAATTCACTGTTTCCGTATGATGTATTGAGAACCTTCGGGTTGCCTACCTACGCTGAACAAGAGAGCATTACCTCGTATTACTTCTACCGTTTGTTACAGCGCGCCAAGCGGGTGAATCTGCTCTACGTATTGCCATCAGACACCTACGGCTCTGGGGAGAAAAGTCGTTTTATCCTTCAACTACAGCATGACCTGGCCCCTAAAAACCCGCACATCACCTTCCGGGAACTGACCGCCGTGGTGGAGCAACTGGACACCAAGGAGTATGAGCCAGACATCATTATTGAGAAAGACGAGGAGGTATTAAGCAAGCTCAAAAACGAATTGCGCCGGGGTCTCTACCCTTCGCACCTGAACCAGTTTGTGAACTGCTCCCTGCAGTATTATTTCTCCCGCATTGCCAAGTTACAGGAAGTAGAAGAGATTGATGAACTGGTGGGCGCAGATACCTTCGGGACCATTGTGCACCAGGTGCTGGAAGACTATTTCAGGCCTTTTGCCGAAGAGGCCAAACCCATAGAAAAGTCAGACGTGGACCAGATGCTGGCAGGTCTTTCTGAAAAAGTGAAGCAGGAGTTCACCCGCGGCACGTTGGGCAACCTGCCGGAACAAGGCATGAACCTCATTCTCTACAAGGTAGCCGTGCAGCTACTCACCCGTTACCTGGAAGGCCTGCAGTCCTCTGAGGAACTACCACTGTATATTTTGTCCCTGGAAGACAACCTGCAAACCGAACTGGAAGTAACTCTGCCTACCGGCGAGAAAGTACCCGTGCAGATTTCGGGCAAAGCCGACCGTATTGACCTGAGCGGCCACACCCTGCGCGTGATTGACTACAAGACGGGCAAGGTAGAAGCCCGCCACTTAAAAGTAGATGCCACCGACCTAGAAAACACCCTACTGCATGACCGGCATTTGGACAAAGTGCGGCAACTGTGGCTGTACCGGTATATTCTGTCCAAAGAGATACAGAAAGGCAGCCTGCTGGAAAGCAAAGTCCTGAATCTGCCCAAAGCCCACTATGCCTATGAAGCGGGTATCATCTCCTTCCGAAATCTGAGCGCCGGCGTTCTAACCTCAGAATTACCGTTTGTCAATGACTTGGGAGAACCCGCAGATTTCATGGAAACTTCTGAACGCCTGCTCAAAGACTTGGTAGTACGCATGCTTGACCCCGCAGAACCTATTAGGAAAACCAATGACCTGGAAACCTGCCAATACTGCGCCTACAAAAGCATCTGCGCCCGGGGTTAG
- a CDS encoding pirin family protein, producing the protein MIKVISASDRHHAAHGWLNSYFLFSFSEYYDMNNLQWGPLRVFNDDYIAGKNGFPEHSHAEMEIVTIVLEGEISHKDSLGNETVISAGQVQRMTAGTGISHSEKNDKDDEVHLYQLWFFPNKKGLTPSYEQKSVDFLKEKNELIPLVTGQKVLEDVVYMNSNSTVFYANLEDGKEINFKTFQIRKGLIYVTSGELFVNGVQVQKNDQVRSMDVDALRIKATADSSFILIDLPAVEANY; encoded by the coding sequence ATGATCAAAGTGATCTCTGCCTCAGATAGGCATCATGCCGCCCATGGCTGGCTAAACTCCTATTTCCTGTTTTCCTTCTCAGAATATTATGACATGAACAACCTGCAATGGGGCCCCTTGCGCGTGTTCAATGATGATTACATTGCCGGTAAAAACGGTTTTCCGGAGCATTCTCATGCAGAGATGGAGATAGTGACCATTGTGTTGGAAGGAGAAATCTCTCACAAGGACAGCTTGGGCAACGAAACCGTGATCAGTGCCGGGCAGGTACAGCGCATGACTGCCGGAACCGGCATCAGCCATAGTGAGAAGAATGACAAGGACGATGAGGTGCATCTGTACCAGCTTTGGTTTTTCCCGAACAAGAAAGGCCTCACCCCTAGCTATGAGCAGAAATCGGTTGACTTTTTAAAAGAAAAGAACGAGCTGATTCCCTTGGTGACCGGGCAGAAGGTATTGGAAGACGTGGTATATATGAACTCTAATTCCACGGTGTTTTACGCCAACCTGGAGGACGGGAAAGAAATCAACTTCAAAACCTTCCAGATTAGAAAAGGCCTCATTTACGTGACCTCGGGCGAGTTGTTTGTGAACGGTGTGCAGGTCCAAAAGAATGACCAGGTACGGTCCATGGACGTAGACGCGCTTAGAATCAAAGCTACGGCAGACAGTTCCTTTATCCTGATTGACCTGCCAGCGGTAGAAGCTAACTATTAA
- a CDS encoding DUF4920 domain-containing protein has product MKAVLPFVFALFIASGAMAQKAIPAAKPGTTYGKKVNAKKAIAMTELSAKLTSDSVYTGKVEGTVVEVCKKKGCFMKLARPDGTAVMVKFTDYAFFMPQDIVGKTVVVDGTAKVTETSVERLQHFAKDAGKTAEEIASITKPKTDIEIVADGVLVVK; this is encoded by the coding sequence ATGAAAGCAGTTCTTCCGTTTGTATTCGCCTTGTTCATTGCCTCAGGGGCTATGGCGCAGAAAGCCATTCCGGCTGCTAAACCCGGTACTACCTACGGCAAAAAGGTGAACGCCAAGAAAGCCATTGCCATGACCGAGCTGTCTGCCAAACTCACCTCTGACTCTGTGTATACTGGCAAGGTAGAAGGCACCGTGGTGGAGGTTTGCAAGAAGAAAGGCTGCTTTATGAAACTAGCCCGTCCAGACGGTACGGCCGTAATGGTAAAATTCACCGACTACGCCTTCTTCATGCCCCAGGACATAGTAGGTAAAACGGTGGTGGTAGACGGCACCGCCAAGGTGACTGAAACATCTGTGGAGCGTTTGCAGCACTTCGCGAAGGACGCCGGTAAAACCGCAGAAGAGATTGCCTCCATCACCAAGCCCAAAACCGATATTGAGATTGTGGCGGATGGTGTGTTGGTAGTGAAGTAG
- a CDS encoding YdeI/OmpD-associated family protein, translated as MNPQVDKYLLDGCMRCPYGATPQCKVHTWKEELVLLRHLVQESGLTEEVKWGVPCYTLGNKNIVMVSAFKQYAALSFFKGVLLKDEARVLSAHGESSQSARIIKFTSPEQILQLQNALKAYLQEAIAIEKAGLKVEFKKNLEPVPEELQAAFMEHPDLESAFYRLTPGRQRGYILFFSQPKQTQTRFSRIEKCREKILQGIGLQD; from the coding sequence ATGAACCCACAAGTAGACAAATACCTTCTGGATGGTTGTATGCGATGCCCTTACGGCGCTACCCCGCAGTGCAAAGTCCACACCTGGAAAGAGGAACTGGTTCTACTCCGGCATCTTGTGCAGGAAAGCGGCTTAACCGAAGAAGTGAAATGGGGCGTTCCTTGTTACACGCTGGGCAACAAGAACATTGTCATGGTGAGCGCCTTCAAACAATACGCGGCGCTTAGCTTCTTTAAGGGCGTATTACTGAAAGATGAAGCCAGGGTCTTGAGCGCTCACGGCGAAAGCTCCCAATCAGCCCGTATCATAAAATTTACCAGCCCCGAACAAATCCTGCAACTGCAAAACGCTCTAAAAGCCTATCTACAAGAAGCCATTGCCATAGAAAAGGCCGGACTAAAAGTAGAGTTCAAGAAGAACCTGGAACCCGTCCCCGAAGAATTGCAGGCCGCCTTTATGGAACATCCAGATTTGGAAAGCGCCTTCTACCGCCTCACTCCCGGCCGGCAAAGAGGTTACATCCTCTTCTTTTCCCAACCAAAACAAACCCAAACCAGATTCAGCCGCATTGAAAAGTGTAGAGAAAAAATTCTTCAGGGCATCGGCTTGCAGGACTGA
- a CDS encoding DUF2062 domain-containing protein: MTMLLKANAGIMRFVRRKLWDPIMALAKQGFTPHQLALTITLGTGFGMIPFIGLTTILCTFWALRLRLNVAFTILIGYLMQPFQLALYVPFVELGQTIFPVTPIPFSLEKLMAMFKVDWLNALQQVWFANLLGILAWLLCFLPFGLAVYFSSRKMLHKVLPAPQVA, from the coding sequence ATGACCATGCTACTAAAAGCCAATGCGGGAATAATGCGGTTTGTGCGGCGCAAGCTGTGGGACCCGATTATGGCATTGGCCAAACAAGGATTCACGCCGCACCAGCTGGCGCTCACCATCACCCTGGGAACGGGCTTCGGGATGATTCCTTTTATTGGGCTCACCACCATTTTGTGTACCTTCTGGGCGCTTAGGTTACGCTTGAACGTGGCTTTTACCATTCTGATCGGGTATTTGATGCAGCCGTTCCAGCTGGCTTTGTATGTGCCGTTTGTGGAGCTGGGGCAGACCATCTTCCCGGTAACGCCCATTCCGTTCTCCCTGGAAAAACTGATGGCCATGTTCAAGGTAGACTGGCTGAACGCCCTGCAACAAGTGTGGTTTGCCAACCTGTTGGGCATTCTGGCGTGGCTTCTTTGCTTTCTCCCTTTTGGTTTGGCCGTGTACTTTTCCAGCCGGAAGATGCTGCACAAAGTCCTGCCTGCGCCGCAAGTAGCCTAA
- a CDS encoding malate:quinone oxidoreductase yields MFRDKKNRPVSEPDVVLIGAGIMSATLGMMLKQLEPGLTIEIYERLGEVAAESSDAWNNAGTGHSAFCELNYTPQRPDGSIDISKADVIAEWFEQSRQFWAFLVKNGIIKSPPRDFINKVPHMSFVWGPENVNFLRKRFEAMTTSPLFQGMMYSEDKEQLAQWMPLIMAGRDPQQPLAATRMEAGTDVNFGCLTRFMLKELKAMPGVSIFLNHEVSKLKQKQEPEDKRWRIRVKDLAKDEKKRIRAKFVFIGAGGGSLPLLLASGIPEGEGFGGFPVSGQWLKCTNPEIIAQHSAKVYGKASVGSPPMSVPHLDTRMINGQRALLFGPYAGFTTKFLKKGSFFDLPFSINVDNLRPMLAAGYSNIPLTKYLIGQVLQSPEDRVAALREYVPTAKAEDWELEVAGQRVQVIKKDEEKGGVLEFGTEVVTSKDGTIAALLGASPGASTAVSIMVKLLHTCFPEKTKTPEWQAKIKEMIPSYGMSLAQDPQLCQEIRNYTAEVLDLKEGHLVQR; encoded by the coding sequence ATGTTTAGAGACAAGAAGAACAGACCGGTAAGCGAGCCAGATGTGGTATTGATTGGGGCAGGCATCATGAGTGCCACCCTGGGCATGATGTTAAAACAGCTGGAACCCGGCCTTACCATTGAGATATATGAACGTCTGGGCGAGGTGGCCGCCGAAAGCTCTGATGCCTGGAACAACGCGGGCACGGGCCATTCGGCGTTCTGTGAGTTGAACTACACGCCTCAGCGGCCAGACGGTTCCATAGACATTTCCAAGGCAGACGTCATTGCCGAATGGTTTGAGCAGTCGCGCCAGTTCTGGGCCTTTCTGGTGAAGAACGGCATCATCAAATCGCCGCCGCGCGACTTCATCAACAAGGTGCCCCACATGAGTTTTGTCTGGGGCCCAGAGAACGTCAACTTCCTGCGCAAGCGGTTTGAGGCCATGACCACTTCTCCCCTGTTCCAGGGTATGATGTACTCAGAAGATAAGGAGCAACTTGCCCAATGGATGCCCTTGATCATGGCCGGGCGTGACCCGCAACAACCCCTGGCCGCCACCCGCATGGAAGCCGGCACTGACGTGAATTTTGGGTGTTTGACGCGCTTCATGCTCAAAGAATTAAAAGCCATGCCCGGCGTGAGTATCTTCCTGAACCACGAGGTGTCCAAACTAAAACAGAAACAAGAACCAGAGGACAAGCGCTGGCGCATACGGGTGAAAGACCTGGCCAAGGACGAAAAGAAGCGCATACGTGCCAAGTTTGTATTCATTGGGGCAGGCGGCGGCTCCCTGCCCTTGCTCCTGGCCTCGGGCATTCCAGAAGGCGAAGGATTTGGCGGTTTCCCGGTAAGCGGCCAATGGCTCAAATGCACCAATCCAGAAATCATTGCCCAGCACAGTGCCAAGGTCTACGGGAAAGCCAGCGTTGGATCGCCGCCCATGAGCGTGCCGCACTTAGACACCCGCATGATCAACGGCCAGCGGGCGCTGCTCTTTGGTCCGTATGCCGGGTTCACCACCAAATTCCTGAAGAAAGGCTCCTTCTTTGACCTGCCTTTTTCCATTAACGTAGACAATCTGCGCCCCATGCTGGCCGCCGGCTATTCTAACATTCCCCTGACCAAATACCTCATCGGGCAGGTGCTACAATCACCGGAAGACCGCGTGGCCGCGCTACGGGAGTACGTGCCCACCGCCAAAGCCGAGGATTGGGAACTGGAAGTGGCCGGCCAGCGCGTGCAGGTCATCAAGAAAGACGAAGAGAAAGGCGGCGTACTGGAATTTGGCACCGAGGTAGTGACGTCTAAAGACGGCACCATTGCGGCCTTGTTGGGTGCATCGCCGGGGGCGTCTACGGCCGTTTCCATCATGGTCAAGCTGCTGCACACCTGCTTCCCAGAGAAGACCAAGACCCCTGAATGGCAGGCCAAGATTAAAGAGATGATTCCGTCTTACGGTATGTCTCTGGCCCAAGATCCGCAACTGTGCCAGGAGATACGCAACTATACCGCCGAGGTGCTAGATTTAAAAGAAGGCCACCTAGTGCAGCGGTAG
- the rmuC gene encoding DNA recombination protein RmuC, producing the protein MDITLSLLAFLVGAVLVYFLLQAKLAALRKTAQEQEVAASFAQQQQQAALAEANKWQDQVRREQAKVMELHAEVTRAENDIYHLKQKLSDERAELSQLRETFMQQFTQVSNQVLVNNAEHFRKTSAENLEQVLSPLKERIKEFESKVEQTYEKTLKDTTSLKEQITYMASLNQQMSQDALNLTRALRGEKKAQGNWGEYLLENLLEKSGLERDVHYRREQVLQHDDAKIFRPDVIIDLPDNKHLIIDSKVSLVAYDAYCNCEDELQQQIHLKSHIQSIRTHFTDLSRKNYQYLHGVNSPDFVLMYIPIEPAFNLAIQQDRDLFLEALDRNIVFVTTSTLLATLRTVASVWKQESQKRNVLRIAEESGKLYDKFANFLDDLKDIGVNLDRSQQKYHAAMNKLSEGNGNLLKKVELLKKLGARTSKTMETQWLLNAPVLSAALPKEVEEPSEDIEQG; encoded by the coding sequence ATGGACATTACGCTCTCTTTGCTTGCCTTTCTGGTGGGTGCCGTCTTGGTTTACTTTCTATTGCAGGCTAAACTAGCTGCGCTTCGCAAAACCGCGCAAGAGCAGGAGGTCGCCGCTTCTTTTGCACAACAGCAACAGCAAGCCGCGCTGGCAGAAGCCAATAAATGGCAGGACCAGGTGCGCCGGGAGCAGGCCAAGGTGATGGAGTTGCACGCAGAGGTAACGCGCGCCGAAAACGACATCTACCACCTCAAGCAGAAGCTTTCTGACGAACGCGCCGAGCTCAGCCAACTGCGCGAAACCTTCATGCAGCAATTCACGCAAGTATCTAACCAGGTGCTGGTCAACAACGCCGAGCACTTTAGAAAGACTTCTGCCGAAAACCTGGAACAAGTCCTGTCACCGTTGAAAGAACGCATCAAGGAGTTTGAGAGCAAAGTGGAGCAGACGTATGAGAAGACCTTGAAAGACACCACTTCGCTCAAGGAGCAGATTACCTACATGGCATCTTTGAACCAGCAGATGAGCCAGGACGCCCTCAACCTGACCCGAGCGCTGCGCGGCGAAAAGAAAGCCCAGGGCAACTGGGGCGAATACCTGCTGGAGAACCTGTTGGAGAAATCCGGTCTGGAGCGCGATGTACACTACCGTCGGGAACAGGTTCTCCAGCACGATGATGCCAAGATCTTCCGGCCAGATGTGATCATTGACCTCCCTGACAACAAGCACCTCATCATTGACTCTAAGGTGAGTTTGGTGGCCTATGACGCTTATTGCAATTGCGAGGATGAACTACAACAACAGATTCACCTCAAGAGCCACATCCAATCCATCAGGACGCACTTCACTGATCTGAGTCGCAAGAACTACCAGTACCTGCACGGGGTCAACTCCCCGGACTTTGTCTTGATGTACATTCCCATTGAGCCGGCGTTTAATCTGGCCATTCAGCAGGACCGTGACTTGTTTTTAGAGGCCCTGGACCGCAACATCGTCTTTGTAACCACCTCTACCCTCTTGGCAACCTTGCGCACCGTGGCTAGCGTCTGGAAGCAGGAAAGCCAAAAACGCAACGTGCTGCGCATAGCCGAAGAAAGTGGCAAGCTGTATGACAAGTTCGCTAATTTCCTGGATGACCTGAAGGACATTGGCGTGAACCTGGACCGAAGCCAGCAGAAATACCACGCCGCCATGAACAAGCTCTCTGAAGGCAACGGAAACCTGCTCAAGAAAGTGGAACTGCTCAAGAAATTAGGAGCCCGCACCAGCAAAACCATGGAAACCCAATGGCTCCTAAACGCCCCCGTACTCTCCGCCGCCCTTCCTAAAGAAGTAGAAGAACCTAGTGAGGACATAGAGCAAGGGTAA